In Trifolium pratense cultivar HEN17-A07 linkage group LG7, ARS_RC_1.1, whole genome shotgun sequence, a genomic segment contains:
- the LOC123897511 gene encoding kunitz-type elastase inhibitor BrEI-like: MKFIPLCFLISLLVLFNTKPLQGAEPEPVLDIEGNPLQPRVGYYAWPLWANSGGITLGQTRNKTCPLDVIRNPNSIGEPILFTPPGDLDFVPTLTDLTIDILLLGPCVQYSRTWKASLVGSGFSGLFFVSTGGRSGDLDTKFKIVRLEGDIYSFKYCPSGVPYEVTCTTVGTFVDTDGTKVLAFGKGVDEPYYVRFHKASTFPLKKYQDLSTE; this comes from the coding sequence ATGAAATTCATTCCACTATGTTTCCTAATTTCTCTCTTGGTGTTGTTCAACACAAAACCACTACAAGGAGCTGAACCAGAACCAGTTTTAGACATAGAAGGTAACCCTCTTCAACCAAGAGTAGGTTACTATGCATGGCCACTTTGGGCCAACAGTGGAGGCATAACATTAGGACaaacaagaaacaaaacatGTCCTCTCGATGTAATCCGCAACCCTAACTCAATTGGCGAACCAATACTCTTCACTCCACCAGGTGATCTTGATTTCGTTCCAACACTCACTGATCTCACCATTGATATTCTACTTCTGGGTCCATGTGTTCAATACTCAAGAACATGGAAGGCTTCATTGGTTGGATCTGGCTTCTCTGGCCTCTTCTTTGTGAGCACCGGTGGAAGAAGTGGTGATCTTGATACCAAGTTCAAGATTGTGAGGCTTGAAGGAGATATTTATAGCTTTAAGTACTGTCCTTCGGGTGTTCCTTATGAAGTTACTTGTACTACTGTTGGTACTTTTGTAGATACTGATGGAACTAAAGTTTTGGCTTTTGGTAAAGGTGTTGATGAACCTTACTATGTTAGGTTTCATAAGGCTTCAACTTTTCCACTCAAGAAGTATCAAGATTTGAGCACTGAGTAG
- the LOC123897512 gene encoding miraculin-like, with protein sequence MKFIPLCFLISLLVLFNTKPLQGAEPEPVVDKQGNPLQPGEGYYVFPLWADNGGITLGQTRNKTCPLDVIRNPDAIGSPVTFSASGLDYIPTLTDLTIQIPILGTPCNEPKIWKLSKVGSGFWFVSTGGVAGDLISKFKIERLAGEHAYEIYSFKFCPSVPGVLCAPIGTFEDADGTKVMAVGDGIEPYYVRFQKVSTFVQKKNQDLSSM encoded by the coding sequence ATGAAATTCATTCCACTATGTTTCCTAATTTCTCTCTTGGTATTGTTCAACACAAAACCACTACAAGGAGCTGAACCAGAACCAGTTGTAGACAAACAAGGTAACCCTCTTCAACCAGGAGAAGGTTACTATGTTTTTCCACTTTGGGCAGACAATGGAGGCATAACATTAGGACaaacaagaaacaaaacatGTCCTCTTGATGTTATTCGTAACCCCGATGCAATCGGTTCGCCGGTGACTTTCTCTGCATCAGGTCTTGATTACATTCCAACACTCACTGATCTTACTATTCAAATTCCAATTTTGGGTACTCCTTGCAATGAACCAAAAATATGGAAACTTTCAAAGGTTGGTTCTGGTTTTTGGTTTGTGAGTACTGGTGGTGTAGCTGGAGATCTTATCAGTAAGTTCAAGATTGAGAGATTAGCAGGAGAACATGCTTATGAAATCTATAGCTTTAAGTTCTGTCCTTCTGTTCCTGGTGTTCTTTGTGCTCCTATTGGTACTTTTGAAGATGCTGATGGAACTAAAGTTATGGCTGTTGGTGATGGTATTGAACCTTATTATGTTAGGTTTCAGAAGGTTTCTACTTTTGTTCAGAAGAAAAATCAAGATTTGAGCAGCATGTAA
- the LOC123898574 gene encoding latex serine proteinase inhibitor-like, which translates to MKFIPLCFLISLLVLFNTKPLQGAEPEPVVDMEGNPLQPRVGYYAWPLWANNGGIRLGETRNKTCPLDVIRDPNSIGEPILFTPPGDLDFIPTLTDLTIRIQILGPCVQDSRIWKITKVGADLWFVSTRGIAGDLYSKFKIVKLQGEHAYDIYSFEYCPSFVYGALCTTVGTFVDSDGTKVLALGEGIDEPYYFRFHKASTFPLEMYQDLSGV; encoded by the coding sequence ATGAAATTCATTCCACTATGTTTCCTAATTTCTCTCTTGGTGTTGTTCAACACAAAACCACTACAAGGAGCTGAACCAGAGCCAGTTGTAGACATGGAAGGTAACCCTCTTCAACCAAGAGTAGGTTACTATGCATGGCCACTTTGGGCCAACAATGGTGGCATAAGATTGGGAGAGACAAGAAACAAAACATGTCCTCTCGATGTAATTCGCGACCCTAACTCAATTGGCGAGCCAATATTATTCACTCCACCAGGTGATCTTGATTTCATTCCAACACTCACTGATCTCACCATTCGTATTCAAATTCTGGGTCCATGCGTTCAAGACTCAAGAATATGGAAGATAACAAAGGTTGGAGCTGATTTATGGTTTGTGAGCACTCGTGGTATAGCTGGAGATCTTTATAGCAAGTTCAAGATTGTGAAGCTTCAAGGAGAACATGCTTATGATATTTATAGCTTTGAGTATTGTCCTTCTTTTGTTTATGGTGCTCTTTGTACTACTGTTGGTACTTTTGTAGATTCTGATGGAACTAAAGTTTTGGCTCTTGGTGAAGGTATTGATGAACCTTactattttaggtttcataagGCTTCCACTTTTCCTCTTGagatgtatcaagatttgaGTGGTGTGTAG